In a single window of the bacterium genome:
- a CDS encoding rhodanese-like domain-containing protein gives MSILKHFRSVPTMMPDEVRAFLDEHDPEDYNLVDVRQAGEYEEGHIPGTKLIPLGELENRLGELDPAKPTVTY, from the coding sequence ATGTCGATCTTAAAACACTTTCGTTCCGTGCCCACCATGATGCCCGATGAGGTCCGTGCCTTCCTCGATGAGCACGACCCGGAGGATTACAACCTGGTGGACGTGCGACAGGCCGGTGAGTACGAAGAGGGTCACATCCCCGGGACGAAACTCATACCCCTGGGTGAACTGGAGAACCGGCTGGGAGAACTGGACCCGGCCAAACCCACGGTGACCTACTGA
- a CDS encoding ferritin family protein has translation MEGGIQAWHGLTADGPPEGGVAYFASGTDAADMAALAWALEENTRLFYSDLAKMRPGTDEADLFMKLVSAEKHHKETLFSINGKLRGEPVDRFYRRQSSPILEGGVGMEEVLSWARDKPAKKILRITMGFEANAYDRYLKMVDVSESDDAKEVFRTIAREEKGHLRKLGELLDQVTEKQKQT, from the coding sequence ATGGAGGGGGGCATTCAAGCCTGGCATGGGTTGACCGCCGATGGTCCCCCGGAGGGCGGGGTTGCCTATTTTGCTTCAGGCACCGACGCCGCTGATATGGCAGCCCTCGCCTGGGCTCTGGAAGAAAACACCCGTCTCTTTTACTCAGACCTGGCAAAAATGAGGCCCGGCACCGACGAAGCCGATCTGTTTATGAAACTGGTTAGCGCCGAGAAGCACCACAAGGAGACATTGTTCTCGATCAACGGGAAACTGCGCGGCGAACCGGTTGACCGGTTTTACCGAAGACAGAGCAGCCCCATCCTTGAGGGGGGTGTAGGCATGGAAGAGGTTCTTTCCTGGGCCAGGGACAAACCGGCGAAAAAAATCCTGAGGATAACCATGGGTTTCGAGGCCAACGCCTACGACCGATATCTGAAGATGGTGGACGTGTCTGAAAGCGATGACGCCAAGGAGGTGTTTCGAACGATCGCAAGGGAGGAGAAGGGGCATCTGAGGAAATTGGGTGAACTTCTGGATCAGGTGACGGAAAAGCAAAAACAAACTTGA
- a CDS encoding tetratricopeptide repeat protein, which produces MKSLEGRLKNVCVNVLTAKTKIGSNDYQRAKQFASKACIIDEHNVEARHIKGFCHRNLEEFSEAVETYRQIIDIIPDSAVAHLYLADCLRNDGRKEEAVEYYLESIKLDTEGDIGKLARESLVTLKESI; this is translated from the coding sequence ATGAAATCACTGGAAGGCCGCCTGAAAAACGTGTGCGTGAACGTACTGACGGCTAAAACGAAGATCGGCAGCAACGATTACCAGAGAGCGAAGCAGTTTGCTTCCAAGGCCTGCATTATCGATGAGCACAATGTTGAAGCCAGACATATTAAAGGGTTCTGTCATCGAAACCTTGAGGAGTTTTCTGAAGCCGTTGAAACTTACAGGCAGATCATAGACATAATTCCCGACAGTGCGGTGGCTCACCTGTACCTTGCCGACTGTTTGAGGAACGACGGGCGGAAGGAAGAAGCCGTCGAATATTATCTGGAATCCATCAAGCTCGACACGGAAGGGGATATCGGGAAGTTGGCCAGGGAGTCCCTTGTCACGCTCAAGGAATCTATCTAA
- a CDS encoding MarC family protein: MNDFFNSIALLLILLNPFLVIVYLMELVQDLDLKVFSSVLVRGGIIATGIHATFALLGDAVFTELLHAEFASFQIFGGIVFLLVGINFMLKGNEAIEALRGPAEHIAGSIAMPIMVGPATISASVMIGKTLSSFLAVLGILVAVGGSVVVMIVLKMLHDWVKPRNEGLVRRYVEIAGRVMALIVGIYAVEMIMQGTAVWIERILASL, encoded by the coding sequence ATGAACGATTTCTTCAACTCCATAGCCCTGCTGCTGATCCTCCTGAACCCCTTCCTGGTCATCGTTTACCTCATGGAACTGGTCCAGGACCTGGACTTGAAGGTTTTTTCATCGGTCCTGGTACGTGGCGGTATCATCGCGACGGGTATCCACGCCACCTTTGCTCTGCTGGGGGACGCTGTTTTCACCGAACTCCTTCACGCGGAGTTCGCCTCCTTTCAGATCTTCGGGGGTATTGTCTTTCTCCTTGTCGGGATCAACTTCATGCTCAAGGGAAACGAGGCTATCGAGGCGCTGAGAGGTCCAGCCGAGCATATCGCCGGATCCATCGCCATGCCGATCATGGTGGGACCCGCGACAATAAGCGCCAGTGTGATGATCGGGAAAACTCTTTCATCGTTTTTGGCCGTTTTGGGCATTCTCGTTGCGGTAGGGGGATCTGTGGTAGTGATGATCGTCCTTAAGATGCTTCACGACTGGGTAAAACCCAGGAACGAAGGACTTGTGAGACGCTATGTCGAGATCGCCGGACGGGTTATGGCGCTTATCGTTGGGATATACGCCGTTGAGATGATCATGCAGGGAACGGCTGTCTGGATCGAGCGCATCCTCGCATCCCTGTAA
- a CDS encoding EamA family transporter: MNFRQFSMLCLLGLIWGASFLFIKIAVPTVPPFTIVLARIGIAAACLYTIIRLRGRRLPAPGPLWLSFLIMGLLNGAIPYSLISWGEKYIEAGLAAIFNGLMPLFTILIAHFATMDERFTTRKGVGVILGFLGLVLLIGPSVLEGLGSHLMGQLAVTGAAASYAAAAIYGKRLVKDRPLVLATGQMAGGTLLILPLSLGFDRPWSLSPTLPAVLSLLCLGVLGTAYAYILYYRLLAEVGATKLSLVTYIIPVSGIFLGWLVLGERLHWNAFAGLGLILASIASVGEMGRTGEGAAAFDPFDWGVRLFPERWLHLGIRLVMALGCILFLARRILEYGDYFLKPLWVSETLVYAVLVIAFMVRTNPVDRSRGVVEIIIPVVGALMPFALLFSPPARFVLSNRPLHLGIFWFMALATFLTVWGMWTLRRSFSITVEARELVTGGPYRFIRHPVYTGEILAAAAVAVWRFSWVNAAILSLFIVLQLVRARMEEEKLKRNFPAYEEYAENVRWVW, encoded by the coding sequence ATGAATTTCAGGCAGTTTAGTATGCTTTGTCTCCTGGGTCTTATATGGGGTGCCTCCTTCCTCTTCATCAAGATAGCGGTGCCTACAGTTCCTCCCTTTACCATTGTGTTGGCGCGCATCGGCATTGCCGCTGCCTGCCTCTACACTATCATCCGTCTCAGGGGACGCCGCCTGCCGGCACCAGGTCCTCTCTGGTTATCTTTCCTTATTATGGGTTTGCTCAACGGTGCTATCCCCTACAGCCTCATCAGCTGGGGTGAAAAGTACATCGAAGCTGGTCTTGCAGCTATTTTCAACGGCCTGATGCCCCTTTTCACCATTCTCATCGCCCACTTCGCCACAATGGACGAGAGGTTCACCACCCGCAAGGGTGTCGGGGTGATATTGGGATTTCTGGGTCTTGTCTTGCTCATTGGTCCGTCGGTGCTGGAGGGGCTTGGCTCCCATCTCATGGGACAACTGGCGGTAACGGGTGCCGCGGCAAGTTACGCCGCCGCGGCCATCTATGGGAAAAGGTTGGTCAAAGACAGGCCTCTTGTGCTGGCCACAGGCCAGATGGCAGGAGGAACTCTTCTCATCCTCCCCCTGAGCCTTGGTTTCGACCGGCCGTGGTCCCTTTCACCGACGCTGCCTGCCGTGCTTTCCCTGCTGTGTCTGGGTGTTCTGGGAACCGCCTACGCCTACATCCTTTACTATCGCCTCCTGGCCGAGGTTGGGGCCACGAAGTTGAGTCTCGTGACCTATATTATTCCGGTGTCCGGGATCTTCCTGGGATGGCTTGTGCTGGGAGAACGCCTTCACTGGAACGCCTTTGCGGGACTGGGACTTATTCTGGCAAGCATTGCCTCCGTGGGTGAGATGGGGCGAACCGGGGAGGGTGCTGCGGCTTTCGATCCTTTCGATTGGGGGGTTCGTCTTTTCCCCGAAAGGTGGCTGCATCTGGGCATCAGGCTTGTCATGGCCCTGGGATGTATTCTTTTCCTTGCCAGACGTATTTTGGAATATGGTGACTATTTCCTCAAACCCCTCTGGGTGTCAGAGACACTGGTATACGCCGTTCTTGTCATCGCGTTCATGGTCCGGACAAATCCAGTGGACCGTTCCCGGGGTGTAGTCGAGATCATCATACCTGTTGTCGGAGCCCTGATGCCTTTCGCACTTCTGTTTTCGCCCCCTGCCAGGTTCGTGCTTTCCAATCGCCCGCTGCATCTTGGTATTTTCTGGTTCATGGCCCTGGCCACGTTCCTCACTGTCTGGGGGATGTGGACCCTGAGGAGGTCTTTTTCCATCACCGTTGAGGCCAGGGAACTGGTCACCGGCGGACCGTATCGTTTCATCAGGCATCCCGTCTACACAGGTGAGATCCTGGCTGCCGCAGCTGTGGCGGTGTGGCGATTTTCATGGGTGAACGCAGCGATCCTGAGTTTATTCATTGTTCTGCAGTTGGTCCGGGCCCGCATGGAGGAGGAGAAATTGAAACGGAACTTCCCAGCCTATGAGGAGTACGCGGAAAATGTGAGGTGGGTGTGGTAA
- a CDS encoding methylated-DNA--[protein]-cysteine S-methyltransferase: MESEYRRIERAIRYIEGHVGEQPGLDEVSRYVGLSPCHFQRVFKRWTGVSPKRYLQFLTVENAKRLLRQSSSLLDTALEVGLSGPGRLHDLFVSVESMTPGQFKSGGAGVTLEYGFHETPFGRALLAVTQEGITDLWFIDEEEEGGALVELIKTWPAADLKEGSESTRRIADRIFDGALKQAKGDPINLLLRGTNFQIKVWQALLRIPEGTVVSYADVAIMISRPDAVRAVAGAVAKNPIAWLIPCHRVLRSSGELGGYRWGITRKKMMLARELGGERL; encoded by the coding sequence GTGGAATCAGAGTACAGAAGAATAGAAAGGGCGATTCGCTACATTGAAGGTCATGTCGGGGAGCAGCCAGGCCTGGATGAGGTGTCAAGGTACGTGGGTCTGAGCCCCTGTCATTTTCAGAGGGTGTTCAAACGGTGGACTGGCGTGAGTCCCAAACGATACCTTCAGTTCCTGACGGTAGAAAATGCCAAGCGGCTCCTTCGTCAGTCCTCATCGCTCCTGGACACAGCTTTAGAAGTGGGTCTGAGCGGGCCGGGACGTCTTCATGATCTTTTTGTGTCTGTAGAATCCATGACTCCCGGACAGTTTAAGTCAGGGGGAGCTGGAGTAACCCTGGAGTACGGGTTCCACGAAACCCCTTTCGGCCGGGCGCTGCTTGCCGTTACGCAAGAGGGCATCACCGACCTCTGGTTTATAGATGAAGAGGAAGAGGGTGGAGCTCTCGTTGAACTTATTAAAACCTGGCCTGCTGCCGACCTCAAGGAAGGATCAGAATCAACACGGAGAATAGCGGACCGGATATTTGATGGTGCTTTAAAGCAGGCCAAGGGTGATCCGATCAACCTTTTGCTGCGAGGAACAAATTTCCAGATCAAGGTGTGGCAGGCTCTGCTCCGGATCCCGGAGGGGACGGTCGTATCCTATGCGGATGTGGCAATCATGATAAGCCGTCCTGATGCAGTACGTGCGGTTGCCGGAGCGGTGGCGAAGAACCCCATAGCCTGGTTGATCCCGTGCCATCGGGTTCTGAGAAGTTCGGGGGAGCTCGGAGGGTACCGTTGGGGGATCACCCGCAAGAAGATGATGCTGGCACGGGAACTGGGGGGAGAGAGATTGTGA
- the fbp gene encoding class 1 fructose-bisphosphatase: MADGKIGINLTRHIYQKQMEHPEATGELTGILNQIAFAAKIVSREVNKAGLVEILGLTGMENVQGEEVQKLDDFANEVFINILGKSGHFCILATEEEAEVIPVPEGFKRGNYSIALDPLDGSSNIDVNVNIGTIFSVHGRVTEGEGGCEQDLMQPGRNIIAAGYVVYGSSTMLVVSTGNGVHGFTLDPSVGEFLQSHTDIRIPKKGNIYSINEGNYPYWTTGVRKYIDFLKEKDKASGRPYSGRYIGSMVADMHRTLLKGGIFMYPADKKDPKKPDGKLRLLYECSPFAFLVEHAGGAASTGTGPILDVVPEDLHQRVPFFAGSKHDVSQVEWFVGKYDEDKE; this comes from the coding sequence ATGGCTGACGGAAAAATTGGGATCAACCTCACACGTCATATCTATCAGAAACAGATGGAGCACCCGGAGGCAACGGGCGAACTCACCGGTATCCTGAACCAGATCGCCTTTGCCGCCAAGATCGTCTCCCGGGAGGTCAACAAGGCCGGTCTGGTGGAGATCCTCGGGCTCACAGGGATGGAGAACGTCCAGGGCGAAGAGGTCCAGAAACTGGATGATTTTGCCAACGAGGTTTTTATCAACATCCTGGGTAAATCAGGCCACTTCTGCATCTTGGCCACCGAGGAAGAGGCTGAGGTCATCCCTGTTCCTGAGGGTTTCAAGCGGGGCAACTACTCTATAGCCCTGGATCCGCTGGACGGATCATCCAACATCGATGTCAACGTTAACATCGGTACCATTTTCTCCGTGCACGGCAGAGTGACGGAAGGTGAGGGCGGGTGCGAGCAGGACCTTATGCAGCCGGGACGTAACATAATTGCCGCGGGTTACGTCGTGTACGGCAGCAGCACCATGCTGGTTGTGAGCACGGGCAACGGGGTCCACGGGTTCACTCTGGATCCGTCCGTGGGCGAGTTCCTCCAGTCCCACACTGACATCCGGATACCCAAAAAGGGGAATATCTACTCCATCAATGAAGGCAACTACCCCTACTGGACCACCGGTGTGCGTAAGTACATCGATTTTCTAAAGGAAAAGGATAAAGCGAGCGGAAGGCCCTACAGCGGGCGGTACATTGGCTCCATGGTGGCTGATATGCACCGGACCCTGCTCAAAGGCGGTATCTTCATGTACCCGGCCGACAAAAAGGACCCCAAAAAACCCGACGGTAAGCTGAGGCTCCTGTATGAATGTTCCCCCTTTGCTTTCCTTGTCGAGCACGCGGGCGGTGCGGCCAGCACCGGGACCGGTCCGATCCTGGACGTTGTACCGGAGGATCTGCACCAGAGGGTCCCCTTCTTTGCCGGTTCGAAACACGATGTAAGCCAGGTGGAATGGTTCGTGGGGAAGTATGACGAAGATAAGGAGTAA
- a CDS encoding hemerythrin domain-containing protein, which produces MKCLGLKKRGSTIITRPTRISFWRLRIFFRTYADRCHHGKEEDILFRELQSKTLADEHLIILNELKGEHTIARTSVRSLADARQRLLRGKAKAAEEIQQVFGALTALYPAHIEKEDKRFFIPVMDYFSKKEQLDMVHRFWEFDERLIHRVYGDVVKRFE; this is translated from the coding sequence TTGAAGTGCTTGGGGCTGAAGAAGAGAGGATCAACAATCATAACGCGCCCGACACGGATCTCCTTCTGGCGGCTGCGGATTTTTTTTCGAACCTATGCGGATCGCTGCCATCATGGGAAGGAGGAGGATATTCTGTTCAGGGAGCTGCAGTCAAAAACTCTTGCTGACGAGCACTTGATAATTCTCAATGAACTTAAGGGTGAACACACCATCGCCCGCACCAGCGTCCGCAGCCTTGCAGATGCCCGGCAGCGCCTTCTTAGAGGAAAGGCAAAGGCAGCGGAGGAGATCCAGCAGGTTTTTGGGGCCCTCACGGCTCTCTACCCGGCGCATATCGAAAAAGAAGATAAGCGGTTTTTTATCCCGGTCATGGACTATTTCAGCAAGAAAGAGCAGTTGGACATGGTGCACCGATTCTGGGAATTTGACGAAAGGCTCATCCATCGAGTCTACGGGGATGTCGTGAAACGCTTCGAGTGA
- a CDS encoding DUF4139 domain-containing protein, translated as MGKSAITLSLILVLQLVPASYSWGKVDLVTLPSREKVQITIYNSADLTLARDIRSLTMRKGPNRLQFAWSGTLIDPTSLEMLPLNQARDIQLQSLQFPPRVQGLGIWEIDSAAAGKVPFEITYFTSGISWQAYYLVTLTPDEGAMKLQGYVRVTNNSGEDYDNAETRLVVGKVNLLDRIADLARRREPFGRPGPGVPSPMVGMSADMAMQEAAPAMYAAKSELKRALPKDIRKEGLSEYFLYTIEGTEDIANGWGKRLISFSVPEVPVKNLYRYEEERYGSSPVRFLSFANDKKHNMGSEPIPGGLVKVFRDTGDEGYLSYVGARDTRYIPKGEEVNLNLGPSERVSVKSATMDYRTDNYEWKDDRITGWDEHHTVEVKVANYRAMPVKVEVRRNFPVTAWELENKGDPGRYEKVDADTVQYSLELAPNGRKTITYDVTWHMGSRGSK; from the coding sequence ATGGGAAAAAGCGCTATTACGTTGAGTTTAATACTGGTCCTGCAGCTGGTGCCTGCGTCCTATTCCTGGGGCAAGGTAGATCTGGTGACCCTGCCATCGAGGGAGAAGGTTCAGATAACTATCTACAACTCGGCGGACCTCACCCTGGCAAGAGACATTCGTTCTCTGACCATGAGAAAAGGTCCCAACCGGCTCCAGTTCGCCTGGTCCGGGACACTCATTGACCCCACCAGCCTTGAGATGCTGCCCCTGAATCAGGCCAGGGATATCCAGCTCCAGAGCCTGCAGTTCCCGCCGAGGGTCCAGGGTCTGGGAATCTGGGAGATCGACTCGGCTGCCGCCGGCAAGGTCCCCTTCGAGATAACATATTTCACCAGCGGCATCTCATGGCAGGCCTATTACCTGGTTACCCTCACACCAGATGAGGGCGCCATGAAGCTTCAGGGATATGTCAGGGTGACGAACAACAGCGGGGAGGATTACGACAACGCCGAAACGAGGCTTGTCGTGGGCAAGGTCAACCTTCTTGATCGAATCGCGGACCTTGCGAGGAGGCGGGAGCCTTTCGGCAGGCCAGGCCCGGGAGTTCCATCTCCCATGGTGGGAATGTCCGCTGATATGGCGATGCAGGAAGCGGCTCCCGCGATGTACGCCGCCAAGTCCGAACTCAAGCGAGCTCTTCCCAAGGATATCCGCAAGGAGGGCCTGTCAGAATATTTTCTGTACACCATCGAGGGAACCGAGGACATCGCCAACGGTTGGGGCAAGCGCCTCATCTCATTCTCGGTTCCCGAGGTGCCAGTAAAGAACCTGTACCGTTACGAGGAGGAGCGCTACGGTTCCTCTCCGGTGAGGTTTCTCTCTTTTGCCAACGACAAAAAACACAATATGGGGTCGGAGCCGATCCCCGGCGGACTGGTGAAGGTGTTCCGGGATACGGGTGATGAAGGGTATCTCTCCTATGTGGGTGCCAGGGATACCCGGTACATCCCCAAGGGTGAGGAGGTGAACCTGAACCTTGGCCCGTCGGAGCGAGTATCGGTAAAATCGGCGACCATGGACTACCGGACAGATAACTACGAGTGGAAGGACGATCGCATCACCGGATGGGATGAGCACCATACGGTGGAGGTAAAAGTTGCCAACTACCGGGCAATGCCGGTGAAGGTCGAGGTGAGGCGAAATTTCCCGGTCACCGCCTGGGAACTTGAAAACAAAGGTGATCCTGGCCGCTATGAAAAGGTGGATGCGGATACGGTGCAGTATTCCCTGGAATTGGCCCCAAACGGACGGAAAACCATCACCTACGACGTAACCTGGCACATGGGGTCGAGGGGGAGTAAATAG
- a CDS encoding hemolysin III family protein, whose amino-acid sequence MTTTANRSYSLAEEIASSVTHGLGVVLSITALIILTTLAARSGDAWRMVSFSVYGSTLIMMYLASALYHSFQKPGVKKVLRYLDHSAIYLLIAGTYTPFTLVSLRGPWGWTLFGLIWGLAAGGLLMTILGAGRSRILASLVYIGMGWLVVIAIKPLLETIPSGGIAWLVAGGLSYTLGVIFYVWKKLPFNHAIWHLFVLGGSVCHFFAILLYVLPA is encoded by the coding sequence TTGACCACAACAGCAAACAGATCTTACAGCCTCGCCGAGGAGATCGCCAGCAGCGTAACCCACGGCCTGGGTGTCGTTCTGAGTATCACCGCTCTAATTATTCTTACTACCCTTGCTGCCAGGTCCGGTGATGCCTGGCGGATGGTGAGTTTTTCCGTCTACGGTTCAACTCTCATCATGATGTATCTCGCTTCCGCTCTCTACCACAGCTTCCAGAAGCCAGGGGTCAAGAAAGTTTTAAGGTATCTTGATCACTCGGCCATCTACCTGCTCATCGCGGGAACCTACACACCGTTTACCCTGGTGAGCCTCAGGGGTCCATGGGGCTGGACCCTTTTCGGTCTGATCTGGGGGTTGGCGGCTGGGGGTCTGCTCATGACCATCCTGGGGGCAGGACGATCCCGGATCCTGGCGAGCCTTGTTTATATTGGAATGGGGTGGCTCGTTGTCATTGCCATCAAACCGCTTCTTGAAACGATCCCATCGGGGGGTATTGCCTGGCTTGTGGCCGGCGGCCTGTCCTACACGCTTGGTGTTATTTTCTATGTCTGGAAAAAACTCCCGTTCAATCACGCCATATGGCATCTTTTCGTACTGGGCGGCAGTGTGTGCCACTTTTTTGCTATCCTGCTTTACGTTTTGCCAGCCTAA
- a CDS encoding metal-dependent hydrolase has product MYLGHYAIAFAAKRASPGTSLGTLIFASQFIDILWPLFILLGLEKVAVDPGNTVVTPLRFVQYPFTHSLLSVLIWACLFASLYWMVSRNRTGTLTVWLAVLSHWVLDFFSHAPDLPLYPGSEKTVGLGLWNSLSGTLALELGIFILGVTLYLRATRPANRTGTYFFTALLIFLIATYVINILGPPPPDYKAVAWSALLLWLLVPWGYWIDRNRHLKVGPGQRSGKLKFKMKGL; this is encoded by the coding sequence ATGTATCTTGGCCATTACGCGATTGCTTTTGCAGCTAAAAGAGCCTCCCCGGGTACTTCTCTGGGGACTCTTATCTTCGCGTCACAATTCATTGACATCCTTTGGCCTCTTTTTATCCTCCTGGGGCTTGAAAAGGTGGCAGTCGATCCCGGAAACACGGTGGTCACCCCTCTTCGTTTCGTTCAGTACCCTTTTACCCATAGCCTCCTTTCGGTTCTCATCTGGGCCTGTCTCTTTGCTTCCCTCTATTGGATGGTGAGCAGGAACAGGACGGGAACCCTGACGGTGTGGCTGGCTGTATTGAGTCACTGGGTCCTCGATTTTTTTTCCCATGCACCGGATCTCCCTCTTTATCCAGGTAGTGAAAAAACAGTTGGACTGGGGCTATGGAACTCCCTCTCCGGAACTCTGGCGCTGGAACTTGGGATATTTATTCTTGGAGTAACCCTTTACCTTCGGGCCACGCGGCCTGCCAACAGGACGGGAACATATTTTTTCACAGCGCTCCTGATATTTCTCATCGCAACCTATGTCATAAATATTCTGGGACCCCCACCGCCGGATTATAAAGCGGTTGCCTGGTCCGCGTTACTGTTGTGGCTACTGGTGCCCTGGGGTTACTGGATCGACAGAAATCGACACTTGAAGGTTGGACCAGGTCAGCGATCGGGTAAACTCAAATTCAAGATGAAAGGGTTGTGA
- a CDS encoding DMT family transporter codes for MGDSRQKGSMLPTAALLAAVVFWGSSFSIMKVSIHSLGPWAVMWARMAVALILILPFWRKIWPLPYRPGDWKLLLPLCLFEPCLYFTLEANALRFTSSSQAGLIAASVPLMVAFAAHFALGECVSKWTVTGLVATIGGVVWLTLAGDPSKVATNPLLGNALEMGAMISAVGYILLVKKLSGRYSPFALTAMQIAAGFFFFLPGAYPFLGKGVVLTSGQIGALVYLGVCVTLGAFGLYNYGIAHVPANRASAFINVIPVVAVIFGWTLLGETLNLAQIAAAFCVLSGVWLSQWGGEAEVLQIHDV; via the coding sequence ATGGGCGATTCCCGCCAGAAGGGTTCAATGTTGCCCACGGCGGCCCTTCTGGCTGCCGTGGTGTTTTGGGGCAGTTCCTTCTCTATAATGAAGGTCAGCATTCATAGCCTTGGGCCCTGGGCCGTGATGTGGGCCAGGATGGCTGTTGCCCTCATCCTCATCCTGCCATTCTGGCGCAAAATCTGGCCTCTTCCCTATCGACCAGGGGACTGGAAACTCCTGTTGCCACTGTGTCTTTTCGAACCCTGCCTTTACTTTACTTTGGAGGCCAACGCTTTAAGGTTCACCAGCTCTTCCCAGGCAGGTCTCATCGCGGCATCCGTTCCCCTCATGGTGGCGTTCGCGGCCCACTTTGCTCTGGGTGAGTGCGTTTCCAAATGGACGGTGACGGGACTTGTTGCTACTATTGGAGGAGTGGTTTGGCTAACCCTGGCAGGGGATCCCAGCAAAGTGGCCACAAACCCCCTTCTGGGTAACGCTCTGGAGATGGGAGCGATGATAAGCGCTGTGGGGTACATTCTTCTGGTGAAGAAGCTCAGCGGGCGCTACAGCCCCTTTGCCCTTACCGCTATGCAGATCGCGGCAGGTTTTTTCTTTTTTCTCCCCGGTGCTTATCCCTTTTTGGGCAAAGGAGTTGTGCTTACTTCAGGGCAGATCGGGGCGCTGGTCTACCTGGGTGTATGTGTAACATTGGGTGCTTTCGGCCTTTACAATTACGGGATAGCCCATGTCCCCGCTAACCGGGCCTCAGCTTTCATCAACGTTATTCCTGTTGTGGCTGTCATCTTCGGCTGGACGCTGCTGGGTGAAACTCTCAACCTTGCCCAGATCGCGGCCGCTTTTTGTGTTCTTTCCGGTGTTTGGTTAAGCCAGTGGGGTGGGGAGGCAGAGGTGCTCCAGATCCATGATGTGTAA
- a CDS encoding cytochrome c3 family protein: MKRKTVIMLAFLAMAVCLASLVTVAQGAAPDVITIDKAQASKAPVVFPHKAHSEVNDCVVCHHTATGKDDVKSCFECHGKDPNAPDPSVSSAKKNPFHIRCKGCHNDQKKGPTKCGECHKK, from the coding sequence ATGAAAAGAAAAACCGTTATCATGCTCGCTTTTTTGGCCATGGCCGTTTGTTTGGCCTCTCTGGTCACCGTCGCACAGGGCGCTGCGCCTGATGTCATTACCATCGACAAGGCTCAAGCTTCAAAAGCACCCGTGGTTTTTCCGCACAAGGCGCATTCAGAGGTCAACGATTGTGTGGTCTGCCATCACACCGCCACTGGTAAAGATGATGTTAAGAGCTGCTTCGAGTGCCACGGCAAGGACCCCAACGCACCAGATCCTTCCGTGTCCAGCGCCAAGAAGAACCCCTTCCACATCAGGTGCAAGGGTTGCCACAACGACCAGAAAAAGGGCCCGACCAAGTGCGGCGAGTGCCATAAAAAATAA
- the wrbA gene encoding NAD(P)H:quinone oxidoreductase, producing the protein MKVLIVYYSMYGHVHRMAQAVAEGVREVAGAEAVLRRVPETLTPEILEAMGAVEAQAAMSEIPICKVEEMAEADAIIFGTPTRFGNMCGQMRQFLDAAGQLWMEGSLVGKVGSVFTSTATQHGGQESTILGFHSTLLHLGMAIVGLPYTFQGQMRIDEITGCSPYGASTIAGGQGERMPSDNELEGARFQGRHVAGIASKLAG; encoded by the coding sequence ATGAAGGTTCTTATCGTTTACTATTCCATGTACGGTCACGTTCACCGCATGGCCCAGGCCGTGGCCGAGGGTGTCCGGGAAGTCGCAGGCGCCGAAGCGGTCCTGCGCCGCGTTCCGGAAACCCTGACTCCGGAAATCCTCGAGGCCATGGGTGCTGTCGAGGCGCAGGCGGCCATGTCCGAGATCCCCATATGCAAAGTTGAAGAGATGGCAGAAGCAGATGCCATCATCTTCGGCACTCCAACGCGATTCGGCAACATGTGCGGGCAGATGCGCCAGTTCCTTGATGCTGCCGGGCAGCTCTGGATGGAGGGGTCCCTTGTCGGCAAGGTGGGCAGCGTCTTTACCAGCACGGCTACCCAGCACGGCGGCCAGGAATCGACCATCCTGGGTTTCCATTCCACGCTGCTGCACCTGGGTATGGCCATAGTCGGTCTCCCTTACACCTTCCAGGGCCAGATGCGGATCGACGAGATCACCGGCTGTTCTCCCTATGGCGCCAGCACAATTGCAGGCGGGCAGGGGGAGCGCATGCCCTCTGACAACGAGCTGGAAGGAGCCAGATTCCAGGGCAGGCATGTGGCAGGGATCGCCTCGAAGTTGGCAGGGTAA